The following nucleotide sequence is from Vulpes lagopus strain Blue_001 chromosome 1, ASM1834538v1, whole genome shotgun sequence.
GCAGGAGCTCAGTGTTCCGGGCCCAGTTACACCAGCATGGGTGTGTGCTCCTTTACAAACACTGTGACCAGGTCACAGAACAATAAATATGCGCCATGGGACCAAGGGGAAAATGGTAGAAAAGGAGACAAGCCCTACTCTCCCCACTGCTGTACACACGCAGCTTTTGGAGACCCGGAGCCATGTGTAAGCCCATGCTGCCATCCAACCCTGGTCTGCCCGCGTCCTTGTCCTCAGCCCCTGCTCCTCCAGCTCTGCGTCCTGAGCTCAAGGATGTCCCAGCAAAATACAAGTGCCCTCTTTTGGGGGGCCGGTGAGGGTAGCGAGTGCAAACGACACCCCTGTGCTCCCAGTCACCCATCCAACTCCTCCTCAGACAGAAGGTCTCCGTGGTCAGACAGCTGGTCTGTGTTGCTCGTACTGGTGGCATCATCTTCCTCCTCTGAGCTGGCCTCGCAGGCCGTGTGGAAGAGCTGCATAAGTTCTCGGAAACGGTGGGAAACCTAGCACAACAACAGGACATTTTCACATGTATTAAGCACTGCAGGCTGACACGAATACAGTCACATGTTCCACACAGTGAGGCGGTGAGGGCTGCATCCTCCTCCCAGATAAGGGAATTCAAGGCAAGAGGCTTAATGTTTGGCCCCAAATTATACCACtcctaaaaacaaaactagaatggAATCTGTTGGACGTCTACCTCAAAATCCAATGCCCTTTCTCTTCTAGAAGCGCTACTAACCCTGATGAGTCAAGCCCCTCTTCGGGGCCTCCGGGGCATGTCTCCTAGTTGGCCACCCTGTCCTCCATGCCAGGCCCTGTCCTAGATCCCCCTGGGGCCTGGAGCTCTAGCAGGGCTCTACCACTTACCTCAGTAGGGGTCTTATTTCCCAGCTGCTGGGAGATGCTGCTGAAAGTCTGTGGCTGTGCTCCTTTCTCCTGACACATAGTGAGAATCACGCGGTCAGCTTCCCTGGAACCCATGTACCATGATTAGTCCCAGATAAGGAACAGGGATGTGTTCCACACAGTTTATACACGTCATCCCTCCCCACCTACCTTGTCCACAGGACCACCTTTTCCCCAGTGGAGCTGACCTTGCTGTTGTTGGCACACACTGTAGCTTCTGTGGCCTTCAGGGGCTGTTCTCCCACGGGGCCCTTGCCCTGGATCTCACCATCTTTAGCTGAGTTTCCCCTAGACGCTTTGCAAGAAGTCGCTGAAGTGTCAATTCCTGATGAAGATTCACAAACAGGGGACCTCCTGTTTGCTGTCCTCACCCCAGCTCTGCCCAACAGCAAGCAACTCTCTGGAGCATCTGAGATTTCAGGCACCAGGCTTCTCCCTGAGTCTCTGGTCCTTGAGGAAACGGGACTAAGGAAGGGAGCACAGGGCTCTGCAGTGCTGGGCCATCTCTCGGTTTCCGAGGCATCCCATGTCGGCATGGAAGCCTGTGGCTCGCCCAGTGCCTCCTGTTCCTTCCCCTCATTCTGAAGTCTGGGGGATGCCTGAGGGCAGGAGAGGACCTCAGGACCGGCCTGGTTTCTCCTAACGGTGCAGAGCATGCTTTCAGTACTGGAGGAGAGCTTAACACTCTCTGGTGAGCAGGGCGGTGGGCCAGCCAGGGTGGGCTGGGCTGTAGAAGTCACTTCTTGAGGGGACAGTGAAGTGCTCCCCACTGCCAATCCTGcttgggaagaaaataaagatctaagGGTATGGACAGGGTCAAAACATACCTAGGACTACGAGTTACCACGGGGTTGTACAGGGGTGCTGCAGTGACAAAGCCCTGGCTTCAAATCAAAGActgaggtgagggcaggggcTAAAGTCACTGATACAAGAGACACAAGGCCGGGTGGGCAGGGTGCAGGTCCAGGGGgtctggagggcagggggagaacaCACTTATCCCGCTGGCACTGTAGCACTGCTAGTTCTGCCAGAGGACATTCAAGAGGATGCCCTATTGCTTGTTAGTAAAGGAAAGGGCAGTCCATCAGCCAAAGACTTATTTATCCTGGCTCAGCGACATTCCTGCTGGAAGCATATAAGAACAAGGCATAAATAGATGGACGGAGGCTAGGCTGGCAGGCAGCGCACTCACCTGGAACAGGTGTCTCTCCCTGTCCAGCACCTTTGCCAGGCCTGTCCTGGGACGCCTCCTGGCCTTCTCGATCCTCGAGGGCTTCCCCCTCCAGCAGATCCTTGCCTTGCCCAGCTTCCTTAGCACCAGGCCCAGGGCTGGCCTCCCGGTGGGGACTGCTGCCCACCAGctcatggggctccttgctcttGTAGGATTTGCTGTCACAGACCTGCAGAGATGGCCTTCTTGGTAAAGGGTGTCCTGATTGCCTTTTTCTTAGGAGGCTGGCTGAGCAAAGGCAGAAGTTCTGCCATGATGTTTTGCAAGTCTACCAACGATTTTAAAGGGGTTTCCATCTACATTCCTCTACCAAGGACTGTATTTTTGCTGCCAAACAAACCTACCCTAGAGAACCGGCATTACTTTAAGGGTGTTTTCTTGAAACAAGTTTAtttcatgagaaagaaatgagaaaaaaaaaatctgagaaataaatatttgaagtcgtttttttcccatttcaaaaaCCTAACCCACAGGAttatcttcaaaaaacaaaacccattacatactttttaaagattctatttgtcCTGCGTATGCAAATGTGCACACGTGTACTGCCGATTACCACCCCTGCTCACCCTGCTGCCACAGTGGCTACagcttcttctcttgctcttcttcAGCCTGGAATCAGGGCCTCCTTCATGACAGGAACAGGCACAGTCCTTGGCACTGTCTGGCCACTCAGCCTCCTAGGAGATACCTGGGCTTGGTTAGCTGCTGAGCGTTTTGGTACCAATAGAGGAAGCTGAGCTGCAGGCTGGCCCAGGCAGCCTGCACTGACCGTCACCCTTTCTCCTTCATGACACTCAGCGCTTCATATGGCTGGGGGAAACTCAATCACAGCCTGTTAGAAATCCCTGAAACAATGCTTCAATGACTCAAAGGACTGACCTATCCCAGTTGCCAAGATGTTTCAAGAAATACTGACATCAAATACAATCTAAGGCAGAGTCTTGGAGAGCTCCAGCACAGGAGTGCTCTCCTGACTCACTGCCTTTGCTCCCACGTCCCTGCACCTGGAGCTCTGCCCCTCTGCCAACCCCCTTGTACATGTGGAGGCTTCCCCAGGACATCTCTGTCAGTCACCCTAGACGCTGGTAGTACGGTTATTACCCCGCTGACAATGATGAGGCTGAGACAGAGACTCAGTAAGTCACCCAAGGTCATCCAGCTGGCTAAGAAGCAGTTTTCcccaaggaagaggaaaggacaCACATTCTTAGCAGCAGAGGACAATGAGTTCGAACCCTAGCATTGCCACTTAAATATGAGACACTGGCAACAACTTCGCCTTGcacttccctctcctctcctatAAAAGCCAAACACAAGCAATCTCTTTGTGGGCCTGCCATGAGACCTGAGGGAATGATCCAAGTTCAATACCTCCAAGAGGTACAGGCACCTGGTACCTGTTACCAGTACTGTTCAAGTGTGGACACTTGGttctattatttcttcacatgAACGGAAGGGAAGGAGCCAAGACTCAAGGACAAGAGAAACAGTTCTGTGCTAGAGAGCAGAGGTGGACACCTCCTCCTCACAGGGTGGCCCCTCCTCGCTCCTCCAACCCCCGTGGGCTTTGCAGCCTGACCCCTGGTCCCTGCTTCACCTCTGCCTCGGAGCCCAGAGGCCGCGCACCACTTCCACTCACGAACTCAAGGCCTGGTTcaagacaaacagaaaatgcCAAACAACCTGGTACCTTGTCATGATTTTGGACCCCAATCTCTTTACGTCTTTTGCTCTTTGAGGCTGTGGGTATCTTGGGgggctcctcttcctcttccacatCGGGCAGTGCCACTTCTTCAAAGCCATCAAACTGGGGAGGAGTATCACTCAGCACAGACCCTGAACAGGCCTACATGTGGccttcctgctccccagccccactGCAGCCTCGAGGCCTGTACCTCATACTCCTTCTCCTCAGTCCAATTGATCTCTTCAAAGTCACCCATCCGGCTGGCTGCTGGGCGCAGATGATCAAAGAAGACAGAGAACTCATCCTGCAAGTGATCGTGGCCCTTGAGAAGCTGCCACATCTGTGTCTTGAGCTGGGGAGAGTGATCAGAGGAAAGATGAGGTCTCCAGGGCCTCTCCAGGCTGCCATCCCAAACCAATCCCAGACCCTTCCATGGTCTGCTCTCCTAGTCAACTGAGGGATGCAAAGAAGCCTGACAGATAAGAAATCTGTCGACTTTCCCTCTCCGCTCACGTGCCTACACCAGAGGGGCACTGAGAATAGGTTTGATCCCTGATGAGGACACCCTCTGTACCCTGCCCTCCTGAGCTCCAGCTCAGGCAGGAACCCGAGCAGAGTGAGGAGCCAAGTCCCTCCCAGGCCCCATCACCTCCTCCCCTGAACTACCCAACCTGGGCACTAATGGCCTTTCTGAGCTGTGAAGATCAGTCAGTCTCTGCTTTCAGGGCACAAGCACAACCCGTTCCAGGGGTTGATGCTTCAGGAAAGCCTGAAAAATCCTCGCCTTCTCCATCCCTTCCACCCCATAAGCAAGAGAACATGGGGTCAGTCAGGGGTGTGCCTAAGGCATTGGTGCCAAACGAAAGGCAGCAGGATGGGAAGTAGCACCTCTGTGATCTCCTGGGGCAGGCAGTCCGCACAGCTCTGGAGGACCTTGATGATCTTCTGGTGGTGTGAGGGGTTCTCTGCAAAGCAAATCTCCAGCTGCCGAAGAAACTTGCGACTCTTCTCAAAAGCCTGCTGCTCCTCAAACTACCGCAGTGGAAAGAAGGCAAGAGGGTCATGTGCACAGCTAGAGGGGCCTGGAGGGCTCTATGCACAGGAGACAAGAGTGTTGGGCTGGGAAGGAAGCTGACGGGGCTCAAGTTTATAACCATCAGATCATGTTTAGGACTCGGGCATCTATGCCCTCAGGCTGTAGGGACTACCAACCCATAACACCTAGGATGGGAACGACAGATTCCAGAGATGGGAGTATCTCACGGACTATGAAGTCAGACACTCCAAGCTTGTGGGGCACTTCATAGTCAATAAAGAATGTTTACATGTATGCTGCTCCTCATGAGGAGAGAGCACCACCAGGGTGTATGTCACCACCCCAGGACTGACCACATCACTGCCTCAAGACTAGCAAAAGAATTCCCCCCCTGCGTTCCTGTGTCAATCATGACAAGAAACTCAGAACTATTGAGGTCTCCCTCACATGTAGACACTCTCTCAACGTTTCAAGTGTTACCATATACAGCGGCCATCCCAGACAAccacatagaaaataaaactgccagGCCCCACCCCTGACCCATTCCACCTGCAGCTCTCTACTCTCCTTTCATCATGTATTTTTCTAGAAAGCATCACCACTCAAAAGCATGATACACGTTTTACTGGTCATATCTACTATATAATCcttacatacatttatatattttactgtttatCACCTGACTTTCCCCAAGAGGATggaagctccatgaaggcaaggatgTTGTACTTTTGTAATTACTGTATTCCTAGGACAGAGAACGCTACCTGACTCACTCTAAGCACACAGTAAGTATCTGTGGGAATGAACACCTGCTCTACAACAGGGAGGAGCACAGGGCACAACATTTACCTACGGTCTTCACTGGCAACCAAAGGTACCACCGCCTTGTACATATAAAGAAAAGGGGAGTGGAGGGGGTGGGAAGATCACCCCTTGAAAACAAGGGGGCTCTTACGACCCTGGGCTGGCACAGGGACAGACAGGGTCAGCGATGGTCAATACTACTCTGTCCCATCTCCTGCCCCAGCAATGCCCCCAGGGTGCCATGTTCACGCATCCACTTACTAATCCACAGGCCAGAGCCTGCTCAGGCAACAGGAAAGCCGCAAAGTCCTTCAGCAGCTGGGGCCAGTCCTGGAGCAGGACCTGCAGGCTTTTGTAGAGATCCACAGCTGTCTGCCTCTGAGTACTGGACTCAAATTCATAGATGACCTGAAGGAAGTCCTCATACTTCCCAGGGATGTGTTGCAGGGCTTCCCGAACCTATGCAGGAAGACGGTCTAGCATCAGTACTCCATCTGTGGGCCCCAACAAGAAAACAGCAGTACTAACCGAGAAGGAGTCACCATGCAGAGCTCCAAGAATCATCCTTCAGGGGCTACTCCTCGCAGCTCCTACAATccattcatggaagacacagagcaaTGAGCAAGGCACAGCTCTGTTTCCAGTGGTGGGCATCTGAAAAGCCTTGATTCTCCAGGGACCAGGGCCCTCCCCAAAAAACCAAGCAAAACCAAGCTTTTCTCTAGCTCACAGCCCTAAACTAACCTCTCCTTCCTGACTTCACCACACTTGAAGCAGACAAGGAGTGCTCTGTACATATAGCTCCACATGGTATCACGAGGGTAAACAATGCATACATTAGTAATATTAGCAAAATGTCAGCAGATGAGAAAAAGGTATGACTATCACTGCAGATAGCCCATCTGgatggagaggaacagagggaccAGATGGTTCCATTCAAAAGAATAAGGCAGTTGCCCAAGACAACTGCCTAGCAAGGATGGGGTCACGTCTCTGAAGACCAAGGTGGTTCCTTGAGGTCCACTCTGGCCAGTGCACCAACATTCTCTCTTGTTAAGCCGAGGGCTTGGGAAAGGCCCTCATTAGCTAACCCACTGATGTCATCCCTCTCACTGACGATGGTGGAGTCCCAGTTTCCCACTTTCTAAACAATGGAGGGGTAATGCTCAGGGATTAACAAGCCGCGTACGGCTAAGCCTGTGTCCTGGAAGCGCTCTCACGCAGATCTGATGGTAATTCCAGGAAGCAAAGGCAGAGGCATACAAGCTGCACAGCCCGAAAAtcatactttgttttaaaaactggtccctggaaggagaaggagcagTATTTGGACTGACGGGCAAGAGGAAGCAGCACCTGCCTACCCTGGTCAGATAAGCCTGAGCAAAGGCCAAATCCTTCTGCTCCCTGAGTGGGTCCCGCTCGAGAATGTCCTCGTCATATAACAGCAGCAGCTTGGATGTGTCCTTGCTGGCACGGGCCCGACTTCCCCGCTTGCCACGCGCTCGCTGACTGCCCCGGCCCTTCCCAGCAGCTCTGCCACTCTCTCCTGGGAAAACATGGGAAAAAGATTGTGGCTCTTGCCCCACAACCCCACTCCTCCCGCCTGCAACACACACCCACCCCAACCAAATACCACTCGTTGTCTCAGACTGCCTTACAAGAAAGGCTAGTGGGAACGTACAAAGGCACGACTGCGTGTCAGGCCAGCCTGTGCAGAGCTGGCATAGCCACATTCCCCAGGACAGTAAGGGGCTCTCTGCTACCGCGTACGGAGAAAAGGGGTCTTGAGAGTGAGTCTGGTCTTATGCTGGGCTCTCAAGGGACTAGGCTGGGTGAGAACAGTGAAAAAACGTAGCTCTTAGCCTCCTGAGTGACGGATGGAGGAGCAGCATACACACTTGAACAAACCTATACAAACCTAGCAGCTGCTAAGAGTTTTATCTGCAACGTCTGAGCATGCTTCTCTGAAAAGGCTCCAGACAAACATGCTCGGGGGAGGTCCAGAGGATGGCCTCTAATAACTCACATGTGGTTTTCGACCAGCCACTCGACACAACATATGGAAAGGGGGCCAGCTGGGCCCCGGCCCTCACATCAGGCTTGCCACTCACCTGGCGGGGTGCTGCTGGCCTCGGCTTCCGGAGCGGTCCTGGGCGAGGCGAAGGGGGCTGGCGGCTTCTCGGTGGGATCCTCAATGGCTTCATCTGCCATTTCGTCCTCCTTCTGCAGGCTTtccattccctctgcctcttcttcctcttcttcctcaggcTCAGAGTTCTCTTCCTGAGAGTTCTCCTCCTCAGACTCGCCCTCCTGGCCTGCACGCCTCTCAGAGGCCAACCAGGTCAGCTTCTCCATGGTTTCCTGCAAAGCCCAGGAGTGTCCCCAGGGTAGCATTGGCTCGCCGAGGCCATAGGTGCGGCCACCAGGGCCCAACATAGAGTCGGGACACAGGGAGAGCCGGACTGGCGGCCCAGTAGCAAACCCAGTAGGGGTTGGgagatgccttttgtttttgtttttgtttttgtttttttatgatagtcacagagagagagagagaggcgcagagacacaggcagagggagaagcaggctccatgcaccgggagcccgatgtgggattcgatcccgggtctccaggatcgcgccctgggccaaaggcaggcgccgaaccgctgcgccacccagggatccctgggagatGCCTTTTGAAAGGTCACCTTCTACCCTGAAGATGGGTTCCTTGGCCCACATAGGATCTATGTGTTCAGGAATTTAAACTGTGCATGGTGATGCAATCTAACCTTTAAATGAGTCAGACATAACACCTCAGTAAAAGCTTACCTGCTACCTCTTCTCATCTCAACCTCCCATCAAACTATGTCCCACAAACACACATGACAGGAGGACTATATGAAGCAAGCGAGCAGGTGGCCAAAAGCGTGAGCAGCTTGCCATAGCGTTTGAGAAGGTTGGCAGCGCTCACCTGGAGCTCTGGGACAGACAGCACGGACTCCTCAGAGGCGGATGacagctcctcctcctcatctgcGGTAAGGTCATCaaagtcttcctcctcctcctcctccgggcCAGCTGGGGTCTCCACCACCTGGCCGTCAGTGCTGCCACAAGCCTCAGACTGCCCTAGGGGGCTGCCGCGTGTTACCTCATGGTCAGCACAGGAGGAAGCCATCTCCAGAGACCCTTTGCTCATGTCCCCTGAGTCTCCCTCGTCCCGAGGCTCCCGGGCAGCTGAAGAAGCTCCGGCTGGCtcactcctctcttcctcctgctggaCAGCCGGCTGTCCCCTCCGCTCCCTAGGACCGCTCAGCTCCTCACCTGGGAAGCCAGCATCCAAGCCCACAGCACATTCCTCTCTGATGTCCTCACAGCCGTCCTGCCCCGGGGACCCACTGGCATCATCCTCCCCAGGGTCCTTAGGTTCCATCTTGACCATTTCCTCCACGTCCCCCGGGGGCAGCGGTTGCAGAGCCTGCCTCTCGTCCTCTGCCTTCACAAGAGTCCAGCCACAGGCACTGTTCTCTGGTAGCTCTTCCTGGCACACACAATCTGCTGCCAGTGGCCCTGGGCTGTGCTCTTCTTTGGGGAAGACaggagcacagagaggagagaaatccTGGGGCTCTAATTTGGGTTCTAGGCCTTGAAAGGCATTTTTCCCTTCAGCCAGAGGGCCACCAATGTCTGCATTCACTTGGGCCTTATCTTCAGGGGTGGATGGGACAGGAAGACTCACAGAGTTGCTGGAAACAATGAACGGTGGGAGAGAGGAGGCCACAAGGGGCTGGTTCAACGGGCAGGGGAAGGACGTAGGGTTAACCAAGAGGGTGGTGATGGGAATGGTCTGAGAACTTGGGGCCACAGCTGCGTTGACAGGCTGGATCACATTGCAGCCACTGCTAAAGCTCACGACCTTGACTGTGGTGGCGGGTACGGTGAAGATGACGGGAACTGGGTGGATGAGGGAGGTTGGCTCCAGACAGAGGGAGGCCTTGGCCCCCTTCCTCTTTGAGGCTCTCGGCTTTACACATGGCCTTCGAAACTTAGAGGGTGCAAGTGAGGGCAACATTACCTTGGGCACAGGGGCAGGGGTGAGCAGAGGCTGGGGCTCAGACAGAGGGAAGCTGGTCCTGGCCTCATGGGGCGTGGGAGGCAGTGTTGCTGGAGACTCAAAACCATCCCCCACAGGGGCCCCCAGGGGAGGGACACCTGGCACCGTCTGAAGGACGGTGGCTGGCTGGATCATGGGAGGAATCCGGACCACCATCTTGCTAGGGGGCGCTTCTGACTGGGCTGACCTTGCGGGAGCTTTCCCAGAGGTGGAGGAGCTGGGCTGGAGAGAGGGGCTGGGTCTAATTAGCAGGGGCTTCAGGACTGCTGGCCGCTTCTGTCTCCAGGCCTTCCTGGAAAAACAGCTGGCAACTGGCTTCAGTTTCAGGACCACACCCTTGGGCAACAGCAGTGGATACGGAGTGTCACTCCCCAATTCCGAGCGGCCTTTCCCCAGGCCGGGCTCTGAGCTGACCTCAGCGGCTCCAGTCACATTTCCTACCCCTCTGGCGCTGCCAGCTATGCGCCAAAGTTCCTCCTGGATGGATGGCAGACTGGCCTATTGAGAATAAGAACACACTGATCCAGCACATGTCAGCATCTGGCAGAAAGAACAAGGCTTCCTGGGTTTTTAGGGACCTTTCTAGGACAgtctcaaaaaaaatcttttcaagaaGGATTTTTCTGCAGGATATCAAATTTCACCAAGACTACATTCCAATTATACACTCTGTCTGAGTTTCCTTTAGCAAActatcattttactatttttttttttccaaaggctACAGAGTCACCTGGGGGGAGGGcaaagcaggagaggaggggtgAATGAGGCAGCTCTCCTGAGACCCTGTCCTACAACTACACAGTGTAGGCAGAAAACAGTCCTTGACATCTCTGGCAGGGTTTCAGGGACATTCTGTGGCCTACGCATGTCAAGGAGGAAGCCTGTACCTGTAACCAGAACGGAAGCCGGTGTTCTTCCCTCTCCACAGGTGGTTTCCACTGATGTGGTTGGATCTCTTCACAGCATTTCATCAGGACAGGCAGCTGCTTGGTCTTCTTATAAAACTGAGCAGGAAGAAATGACACACAATTCACATTCCCTCCAGAAACACTGCCCTCTGTCAGGCTGGGGAGTGAAGTGTGCAGAGATTTGAGACACCTCccatacatacaaatacatgcTTAATGCTCTACATTTcaaattacacttaaaaaaaaaaaagaaattacactaatctcaattatttttttcaagattacttatttatttgagagagagagagagagagagagagagagagattgagcacgagcagggggtagggcagagggaggagcagactcctcactaagcagggagcccaatgcaggacttgatcccaggaccctgggaccatgacctgagccgaaggcagatgctttactgagggagccacccaggagccccaatctctaaattttttttttttaaacaaacctccacaggcttatttttttaagattttatttatttatttatgagagacacagagagagaaacagagacataggcagagggagaagcaggctccccgtgggtagcccaatgtggaatttgatcccaggattctgggatcacaacctaagtcaaaggcagacatgctcaaccactgagccacccaggtgcccccaacctctaaattcttttttttttttaagatgttatttatttattcatgagagacacagagagaggcagagacacaggcagagggagaagcaggctccatacagggagcctgatgtgggactcgattccgggactccaggatcacgccttcagccgaaggcaggcactaaaccactaagccattcAGGGATTCCCCCAACCTCTAAATTCTAATGAAGATTTTGCAACACTCCATATCATCAGACATGGTTtcacaaagaaaaggaagcagatgGTCAGAGTGATTCTACATCAACAAATCTGCTCCCACTCAAAAGCAGCCACCATCACACCTTAACCCTCATCCAGGACTCACAGAAGTTTCCTAGTAAGGAAGTAATGGTGCAAAGGACCTCAccagggaagggaaaaagagaagggagattGACACAATTCTGTTTTAAGAGTAAATTAACAGGAGTCTAAACAGTGACAAGCATTCATCCGATCCACATTTGCTAAGCACCCGTTAGAGGCCAAGTGGACAAATAAGACATTCCTGCTCCCAAGGAGCTTACAGACAAGGAGAAAGAGTCAAAAATGATATTCTCTGTACAAAAGTACAAAGATGcacataaaaaatg
It contains:
- the GON4L gene encoding GON-4-like protein isoform X2, translated to MGPEGLAHAPWRLGAAHRRSGARTSGAAVGRLPALAELDFRGSWPAGWNRSGTCMQAKGGCSTTEPPRSPKSGTCTMLPCKKRRTTVTESSRDQGNQEEEDLDLESAIKPSSDQVKDLGSASLSGGPSHGRVAGLQVESLQDASNQLCVEDPSLSSLSSRILTQDTSAPVLEAVDAAISQGITLPSLESSQPLHAHVGKGKVQAPGARRGKKITLRPGPVSQEDRGDHSITKEPFSGEPGEEVKEEGGKPQLHSGGAMPLLPLGSHSAKPGAQPGKSPQPDVCACPQEKPLGTLVSQAEDETEDGGLFIPMEEQSGEESERRRRKRKGSKRKRDARGPEGGTCTCDLKLDDALDRTLEDGAKQHNLTAVNVRNILHEVITNEHVVAMMKAAISETEDMPMFEPKMTRSKLKEVVEKGVVIPTWNISPIKKANEIKPPQFVDIHLEEDDSSDEEYQPDDEEEDETAEESLLESDVESTASSPRGAKKSRLRQSSEMTETDEEGSMLSEAEKVPAPAVRHISAEVVPMGPPPPPKPKQTRDSTFMEKLHAVDEELASSPICMDSFQPMDDSLIAFRTRSKMPLKDVPLGQLEAELRAPDITPDMYDPNTADDEDWKVWLGGLMNDDVGNEDEADDDDDPEYNFLEDLDEPDTEDFRTDRAVRITKKEVNELMEELFETFQDEMGLSNVEDDGPEEEERVAEPRPSFNTPQALRFEEPLANLLNEQHRTVKEQLEQLKMKKSSGRQQQEVEKVKPQSEKVHQTLTLDPAQRGRLQQQMQQHVQLLTQIHLLASSNPNLNSEASTTRIFLKELGTFAQSSVALHHQSSPGFQTLFQPCNLLGAMQLVEDFNTHISVIDWSPRKTVKKTADEFPCLPKQVAWILATSKVFMYPELLPVCSLKAKNPQDKIFFTKAEDNLLALGLKHFEGTKFPKLLISKYLLTCKTAHQLTVRIKNLNMNRAPDNIIKFYKKTKQLPVLMKCCEEIQPHQWKPPVEREEHRLPFWLQASLPSIQEELWRIAGSARGVGNVTGAAEVSSEPGLGKGRSELGSDTPYPLLLPKGVVLKLKPVASCFSRKAWRQKRPAVLKPLLIRPSPSLQPSSSTSGKAPARSAQSEAPPSKMVVRIPPMIQPATVLQTVPGVPPLGAPVGDGFESPATLPPTPHEARTSFPLSEPQPLLTPAPVPKVMLPSLAPSKFRRPCVKPRASKRKGAKASLCLEPTSLIHPVPVIFTVPATTVKVVSFSSGCNVIQPVNAAVAPSSQTIPITTLLVNPTSFPCPLNQPLVASSLPPFIVSSNSVSLPVPSTPEDKAQVNADIGGPLAEGKNAFQGLEPKLEPQDFSPLCAPVFPKEEHSPGPLAADCVCQEELPENSACGWTLVKAEDERQALQPLPPGDVEEMVKMEPKDPGEDDASGSPGQDGCEDIREECAVGLDAGFPGEELSGPRERRGQPAVQQEEERSEPAGASSAAREPRDEGDSGDMSKGSLEMASSCADHEVTRGSPLGQSEACGSTDGQVVETPAGPEEEEEEDFDDLTADEEEELSSASEESVLSVPELQETMEKLTWLASERRAGQEGESEEENSQEENSEPEEEEEEEAEGMESLQKEDEMADEAIEDPTEKPPAPFASPRTAPEAEASSTPPGESGRAAGKGRGSQRARGKRGSRARASKDTSKLLLLYDEDILERDPLREQKDLAFAQAYLTRVREALQHIPGKYEDFLQVIYEFESSTQRQTAVDLYKSLQVLLQDWPQLLKDFAAFLLPEQALACGLFEEQQAFEKSRKFLRQLEICFAENPSHHQKIIKVLQSCADCLPQEITELKTQMWQLLKGHDHLQDEFSVFFDHLRPAASRMGDFEEINWTEEKEYEFDGFEEVALPDVEEEEEPPKIPTASKSKRRKEIGVQNHDKEAEWPDSAKDCACSCHEGGPDSRLKKSKRRSCSHCGSRVCDSKSYKSKEPHELVGSSPHREASPGPGAKEAGQGKDLLEGEALEDREGQEASQDRPGKGAGQGETPVPGLAVGSTSLSPQEVTSTAQPTLAGPPPCSPESVKLSSSTESMLCTVRRNQAGPEVLSCPQASPRLQNEGKEQEALGEPQASMPTWDASETERWPSTAEPCAPFLSPVSSRTRDSGRSLVPEISDAPESCLLLGRAGVRTANRRSPVCESSSGIDTSATSCKASRGNSAKDGEIQGKGPVGEQPLKATEATVCANNSKVSSTGEKVVLWTREADRVILTMCQEKGAQPQTFSSISQQLGNKTPTEVSHRFRELMQLFHTACEASSEEEDDATSTSNTDQLSDHGDLLSEEELDG